In Stomoxys calcitrans chromosome 2, idStoCalc2.1, whole genome shotgun sequence, the following proteins share a genomic window:
- the LOC106096369 gene encoding uncharacterized protein LOC106096369 yields the protein MTSTETSATMTTNSRPSSRVLKPPGGGHSNIFAEPDVSVNAPRPKYNQQNSSNLNACMGSTDPNVVVEKLREEVHHKKETIETAKVEKNETKTASNGASSDAGGAAATANARTRVPPGGFSSGSFW from the coding sequence atgacTTCAACAGAAACTTCAGCCACAATGACCACTAACTCCCGTCCATCCAGCCGCGTTCTAAAACCTCCAGGTGGTGGCCATTCGAATATTTTCGCCGAGCCCGATGTGAGTGTCAATGCCCCACGTCCTAAATACAATCAACAAAACTCTTCCAACCTTAATGCATGCATGGGCTCCACCGATCCTAATGTGGTTGTCGAGAAATTGCGCGAGGAAGTGCATCATAAAAAGGAAACAATTGAAACGGCCAAAGTGGAAAAAAATGAAACTAAAACTGCATCCAATGGTGCTTCCAGTGATGCGGGTGGTGCAGCAGCTACAGCCAATGCCCGAACTCGTGTGCCTCCCGGTGGATTCTCATCGGGCAGTTTCTGGTAA